A stretch of the Streptomyces ortus genome encodes the following:
- a CDS encoding carbohydrate ABC transporter permease: protein MTRLGPPRGRRCVLGSAGLYFATAVCALLFLVPFYLIVRNALSTDAEITGENWQWFPTTVRWANVTELFEDATVPFGRSLGNSAVVGILHTLGTLLVCSLAGYGLARIPYRHANKIFYAVLVTLMVPAAVTFVPSFVLVSSLGWVSSMQGLIVPGLFSGFTCFLFRQYFLGFPRELEEAARVDGLGYWGAYWRIVVPNSLNFFAAIATITFISGWNAFLWPLVIGQDQEAWTVQVALSSYMTNQTVNFHLIFMATAVSILPLVLVFLFLQRWLVQGVAQTGIKG from the coding sequence ATGACACGCCTCGGCCCGCCCCGCGGCCGGCGCTGCGTGCTCGGCTCCGCGGGCCTCTACTTCGCCACCGCCGTCTGCGCCCTGCTCTTCCTCGTCCCCTTCTACCTGATCGTCCGCAACGCCCTGTCCACGGACGCCGAGATCACCGGCGAGAACTGGCAGTGGTTCCCCACCACCGTCCGGTGGGCCAACGTCACCGAGCTGTTCGAGGACGCGACGGTCCCGTTCGGCCGCTCCCTGGGCAACTCGGCCGTCGTCGGGATCCTGCACACCCTCGGCACCCTGCTGGTCTGCTCGCTGGCGGGCTACGGCCTCGCGCGGATCCCGTACCGGCACGCGAACAAGATCTTCTACGCTGTCCTGGTGACCCTCATGGTGCCGGCCGCCGTCACCTTCGTACCGAGCTTCGTGCTCGTCTCGTCGCTCGGCTGGGTGTCGAGTATGCAAGGTCTCATCGTGCCGGGCCTCTTCAGTGGTTTCACCTGCTTCCTCTTCCGGCAGTACTTCCTGGGGTTCCCCAGAGAGCTGGAGGAGGCGGCGCGCGTGGACGGGCTCGGGTACTGGGGCGCGTACTGGCGCATCGTGGTGCCCAACTCGCTGAACTTCTTCGCCGCGATCGCGACCATCACCTTCATCAGCGGCTGGAACGCCTTCCTGTGGCCCCTGGTCATCGGCCAGGACCAGGAGGCGTGGACCGTGCAGGTCGCGCTCTCCTCGTACATGACGAATCAGACCGTCAACTTCCATCTGATCTTCATGGCCACCGCAGTGTCCATCCTGCCCCTGGTGCTCGTGTTCCTGTTCCTCCAGCGCTGGCTGGTGCAGGGCGTCGCGCAGACCGGCATCAAGGGCTGA
- a CDS encoding glycoside hydrolase family 2 TIM barrel-domain containing protein — MTVRTTSSPSPSSSPPSPSREVSYVEDVSPGSGALPPRAWYASSDAASLSLNGRWRFRLSATADAEDDSFAGQGYDSGDWAEVTVPGHWVLQGDGDRDFGAPIYTNHLYPFPVDPPRVPTENPTGDHLRYFDLPDDWPDVSDTKGAAGGAVLRFDGVESCARVWLNGTDIGEFKGSRLPHEFAVGHLLRPAGNVLAVRVHQWSAGSYLEDQDQWWLPGIFRDVTLLHRPAGSALDFFVHSPYDHRAGTGTLRVDSDVDGRVVVPGLDIDVETGQAITVPVRPWTAETPHLYDATLVTPGERIPLRIGFRTVALEDGRIKVNGRPILFRGVNRHEWHPEHGRALDLETMREDVLLMKRHNVNAVRTSHYPPHPAFLDLCDEYGLWVIDECDLETHGFTEQAWRDNPVDDERWTPALLDRAARMVERDKNHPSIVIWSLGNEAGTGRGLTAMAEWIRGRDGSRLIHYEGDWNCRDTDMYSRMYADHEEVDRIGRGQDGGPLKRRELPFIQCEYAHAMGNGPGGLADYQRLFETHDRIQGGFVWEWIDHGIKDEWYGFAYGGDFGEELHDGNFVCDGLVFPDRTPSPGLLEYKKVVEPVRMEGDGVEGVVRITNRYDFADLSALAVEWSYEVDGEVMGTGTLDMPALAPGDSADVKLPEPPVDVRDTETRWTIRAVLAGDTSWGPKGHVVAWVQLWRVWRQSTGVTARSRPAPDGRGGVRLGPAVFSARTGELTTVGGIGVSDLKLDVWRAPTDNDEGAPWQPDTRLGPLWRKLGLHRMQHRLDTVELSDDALTVRTRVAPAASDLALRTVYRWTSDGTRLKLAVSVTPEGDWRVPLPRLGVRLGLTAADRVRWHGGGPGEGYPDTKSASMLARWESTVDGLQTPYVRPQENGARADVRWVEIGRGPDFPALRVEGGVAFWFTARRWTSEQLDAANHLTDLTPGDTVWVNLDHGQQGIGSQSCGPGPLPQYQLQVQPAEFSFVFSKTDD; from the coding sequence ATGACAGTCCGCACCACCTCGTCCCCCTCCCCGTCCTCGTCCCCGCCCTCACCGTCCCGCGAGGTCTCGTACGTCGAGGACGTCTCGCCCGGGAGCGGCGCGCTGCCGCCCCGGGCGTGGTACGCGTCCTCCGACGCCGCCTCCCTCTCGCTGAACGGCAGGTGGCGTTTCCGGCTGTCCGCGACGGCCGACGCCGAGGACGACTCCTTCGCCGGGCAGGGGTACGACTCCGGGGACTGGGCGGAGGTGACGGTGCCCGGGCACTGGGTCCTCCAGGGCGACGGTGACCGGGACTTCGGCGCGCCGATCTACACCAACCACCTCTACCCCTTCCCGGTGGACCCGCCGCGGGTGCCGACGGAGAACCCGACGGGTGACCATCTGCGGTACTTCGACCTGCCGGACGACTGGCCCGATGTCTCGGACACGAAGGGGGCGGCCGGGGGCGCGGTCCTGCGGTTCGACGGGGTCGAGTCCTGCGCCCGGGTGTGGCTGAACGGCACGGACATCGGGGAGTTCAAGGGGTCCAGGCTGCCGCACGAGTTCGCGGTCGGACACCTGCTGAGGCCCGCCGGGAACGTGCTCGCCGTGCGGGTCCACCAGTGGTCGGCGGGCTCGTACCTGGAGGACCAGGACCAGTGGTGGCTGCCCGGCATCTTCCGGGACGTCACCCTGCTGCACCGGCCGGCGGGCAGCGCGCTCGACTTCTTCGTGCACTCGCCCTACGACCATCGCGCGGGCACCGGGACCCTGCGCGTGGACTCCGACGTCGACGGCCGGGTCGTCGTGCCGGGCCTGGACATCGATGTCGAGACCGGGCAGGCGATCACCGTGCCGGTGCGGCCGTGGACGGCGGAGACACCGCACTTGTACGACGCCACGCTGGTCACGCCCGGTGAGCGGATCCCGCTGCGGATCGGTTTCCGTACGGTGGCGCTGGAGGACGGCCGGATCAAGGTCAACGGCCGGCCGATCCTGTTCCGGGGTGTCAACCGGCACGAGTGGCACCCCGAGCACGGCCGCGCCCTCGACCTGGAGACCATGCGCGAGGACGTGCTGCTGATGAAGCGGCACAACGTGAACGCGGTGCGCACCTCGCACTACCCGCCCCATCCGGCGTTCCTCGACCTGTGCGACGAGTACGGGCTCTGGGTGATCGACGAGTGCGACCTGGAGACCCACGGGTTCACCGAACAGGCCTGGCGCGACAACCCGGTGGACGACGAGCGCTGGACCCCGGCGCTCCTGGACCGGGCGGCCCGGATGGTCGAGCGCGACAAGAACCACCCCTCGATCGTCATCTGGTCCCTGGGCAACGAGGCGGGCACCGGCCGCGGCCTCACCGCCATGGCCGAGTGGATCCGCGGCCGGGACGGCTCGCGGCTCATCCACTACGAGGGCGACTGGAACTGCCGTGACACGGACATGTACTCACGGATGTACGCGGACCACGAGGAGGTCGACCGGATCGGCAGGGGCCAGGACGGCGGCCCCCTCAAGCGGCGCGAACTCCCCTTCATCCAGTGCGAGTACGCCCACGCCATGGGCAACGGACCGGGCGGACTCGCCGACTACCAGCGGCTCTTCGAGACGCACGACCGCATCCAGGGCGGCTTCGTCTGGGAGTGGATCGACCACGGCATCAAGGACGAGTGGTACGGGTTCGCGTACGGCGGTGACTTCGGCGAGGAGCTGCACGACGGGAACTTCGTCTGCGACGGACTGGTCTTCCCCGACCGCACCCCCTCCCCCGGCCTCCTGGAGTACAAGAAGGTCGTCGAGCCGGTCCGCATGGAGGGTGACGGCGTCGAGGGCGTGGTCCGGATCACCAACCGGTACGACTTCGCGGACCTGTCGGCGCTGGCCGTCGAGTGGTCGTACGAGGTCGACGGCGAGGTGATGGGGACGGGCACCCTGGACATGCCCGCGCTCGCGCCGGGCGACTCCGCCGACGTGAAGCTGCCCGAGCCCCCGGTGGACGTGCGCGACACGGAGACCAGGTGGACGATCCGGGCGGTGCTCGCCGGGGACACGTCCTGGGGTCCGAAGGGGCATGTGGTGGCGTGGGTGCAACTGTGGAGGGTGTGGCGGCAGTCGACCGGTGTCACGGCCCGCAGCCGCCCCGCCCCCGACGGCCGGGGAGGCGTCAGGCTCGGACCGGCCGTGTTCTCCGCCCGCACGGGTGAGTTGACGACCGTCGGGGGGATCGGTGTCAGCGATCTGAAACTGGACGTGTGGCGGGCCCCGACCGACAACGACGAGGGCGCGCCCTGGCAGCCGGACACCCGGCTCGGCCCGCTCTGGCGCAAGCTCGGCCTGCACCGGATGCAACACCGCCTGGACACGGTGGAGTTGTCCGATGACGCCCTGACGGTACGCACCCGGGTGGCGCCGGCCGCCTCCGACCTGGCTCTGCGCACGGTCTACCGGTGGACCTCCGACGGTACGAGGCTGAAGCTGGCCGTGTCGGTGACGCCGGAGGGCGACTGGCGGGTACCGCTGCCGCGGCTCGGCGTCCGCCTGGGACTGACCGCCGCCGACCGGGTGAGGTGGCACGGCGGTGGCCCCGGTGAGGGCTACCCGGACACCAAGTCGGCCTCCATGCTGGCCCGTTGGGAGTCGACGGTGGACGGCCTGCAGACGCCGTACGTCCGCCCGCAGGAGAACGGCGCGCGGGCGGATGTCCGCTGGGTGGAGATCGGCCGGGGGCCGGACTTCCCGGCCCTGCGCGTCGAGGGCGGGGTGGCGTTCTGGTTCACGGCCCGCCGCTGGACGAGCGAGCAACTGGACGCGGCGAACCACCTGACGGACCTGACCCCGGGCGACACGGTGTGGGTCAACCTCGACCACGGCCAGCAGGGCATCGGCTCCCAGTCCTGCGGGCCGGGCCCGCTGCCGCAGTACCAACTACAAGTTCAGCCGGCCGAGTTCTCCTTCGTGTTCTCGAAGACCGACGACTGA
- a CDS encoding carbohydrate ABC transporter permease — protein sequence MSTTTTRDTTRPAPAEVTKARPRRGVRGSTLNFWIFTGPFLIGLVIFVYIPIGWSVWLSFFEARYTVTPDKFIGFDNYELMLTNGDFTGSLVTFTVFAAIIVPVTWALSLGLALMVHRLRFMKAFFRSVFFLPTACSFVAASLIWKMSIFSGVRFGMMNTVLGWFGAENIAWLADPDPPWYWLVIVSVRLWLQAGFYMILFLAALQNIPPVLYEAAAIDGARPGWQTFRHITLPQLRATSTAVILLLLVAAYQAFDEFFNLLAKTTWGRPPLVELYYTALGDDQDYGAGSAGAVVLTLLICMVTLLQGRFLGFGKGDESR from the coding sequence ATGTCGACCACGACGACGCGTGACACCACACGCCCCGCCCCGGCCGAGGTCACGAAGGCCCGCCCGCGACGGGGTGTGCGGGGCAGCACGCTCAACTTCTGGATCTTCACGGGCCCGTTCCTCATCGGCCTGGTGATCTTCGTCTACATCCCCATCGGGTGGAGCGTCTGGCTCAGCTTCTTCGAGGCGCGCTACACGGTCACCCCCGACAAGTTCATCGGCTTCGACAACTACGAACTGATGCTGACGAACGGCGACTTCACCGGCTCGCTCGTCACCTTCACCGTCTTCGCCGCGATCATCGTCCCGGTCACCTGGGCGCTGTCGCTGGGCCTGGCGCTGATGGTGCACCGGCTTCGCTTCATGAAGGCGTTCTTCCGGTCGGTCTTCTTCCTGCCGACGGCGTGCAGCTTCGTCGCCGCCTCGCTGATCTGGAAGATGTCCATCTTCAGCGGGGTCCGCTTCGGCATGATGAACACGGTCCTCGGCTGGTTCGGGGCCGAGAACATCGCCTGGCTCGCCGACCCCGACCCGCCCTGGTACTGGCTGGTCATCGTGAGTGTCCGCCTGTGGCTCCAGGCCGGCTTCTACATGATCCTGTTCCTGGCGGCCCTGCAGAACATCCCGCCCGTGCTGTACGAGGCCGCCGCGATCGACGGCGCCCGGCCCGGCTGGCAGACCTTCCGCCACATCACCCTGCCCCAGTTGCGGGCCACCTCGACGGCCGTGATCCTGCTGCTGCTCGTGGCCGCGTACCAGGCGTTCGACGAGTTCTTCAATCTGCTCGCCAAGACGACCTGGGGCCGCCCGCCGCTCGTCGAGCTGTACTACACGGCCCTGGGCGACGACCAGGACTACGGCGCCGGCAGCGCGGGCGCGGTCGTCCTGACCCTGCTGATCTGCATGGTGACCCTGCTCCAGGGCAGGTTCCTGGGCTTCGGAAAGGGGGACGAGTCCCGATGA